The following nucleotide sequence is from Pseudomonadota bacterium.
CCGTCGTGCTCACCGCCCCCGTGCGGGAGGCGCACGCGGCCGGCGCCGAGGTGCGACGCCAGCACGCGCCGACGCCCGTTGCGGGGCGCCAAGACCTGGTGCTGGCGCTGGCCACTGCGGAGGCTGGCACCGAACTGCTCACCTCCGATGGATCGAACCCCGCCACCCCTTATCTGCAAGATGAGTTCATCAGCATCACGCTCGCCTCGGGGGACGTGCACTACCACCGCCTGGCGGCCGACGCCGCCGACGCCAGCCCGCGCGAGATCCTCCTGACCGAAGCCCTGGCCCTGAGTCACGAGGCAGGTCAGCCCGTCGCCGAGCGACGGCCCTTGCTACAAGTGCGCGCCTTGGACCGCGGCAGCGCCGGCAATCGCCTGCTCATCGCCATCAACGATGAGCCCGAGGGCCTGGCCTCGCGCGCACGCCTCACCAGCATCGCCGCGCCGCTGGAGCTGCACCTGAACACCCTCACCGGCGTCGAGGCGGGCACGCTCCTGGAGCTGCTCGACGCGCAAACCGGCGCCCCCGTGGGAGACCCACTCAAGGTGCGGCGCATCGACCGAGCCGCCAACAACCTGGTGGAGCTGGATGGCCCTGGCTTGAGCGCGGCCCAGGTGGCCGCCCACAACACCGCGCTACTCGGCGGCCAACAGCTCGGTGTGCGTTCGCGCGAGTTCGCCCTCACGGTGTTCCTCCTCGACCGTCCCCACCCGGCGATCCCCTCGCGCAACGCCCAGGTGCGCGACAGCGAGACCTTCCGCCACCTGTCGATGGACCACCGCCATCGTCACTACGTGCATCGGATCCTCGGCACCACCTGGACACCGCCTAACGAGACGGATGACGACGGCGTGGCCCTGCGCTTGTGGGATCGCCGCTCTGAAGGCGAATCGCGATACATCCGCGTACGGGACACGGCGGCCGACGCCGCCGAGGCCGAAGCGGTGCGCCTTGGCCCCGAGGCGCTCACGGACACCTTGCCGAGCGGCCTCGAACGCCCCGCCCGTCACCCCGCGGACGGTGGCGCGGACTCGCCAGCCACCATGGGCGATGCAATGTACGTGGGCGTCGACGATGATGAGCCACAGCTGCGCACGGGCCTCTACAGCCTGCGCAGCGTGCGCGACATCTCCATCGTGGCCATCCCCGGCCAGAGCAGCGTCACGGTTCAGCAGGCACTGATCGATCACTGCGAGCGCGATGCCTATCGCTTCGCGGTACTCGACGCCCACGGCCCCAACGACGACAACCTGGTAGCGGTGCAGGAACAGCGCCAGCAGTTCGACACGAGCTACGGCGCCGTCTACCACCCATGGCTGACCATCGCCGAGCCCCTGCCGCAAAACCTCGCCAACATCCGCCAGGTGCCGATACCGCCGAGCGGTCATGTCAGCGGCATCTACGCCCGCACGGACAACGACCGCGGCGTGCACAAGGCACCAGCCAACGTCGTGGTTCGCGGCATCACGGGCCTGCAGCGCACGATCAACCGCGGCGAGCAGGAGATCATCAACCCGCGCGGAATCAACGTCACCGCCGACTTCCGCGACGCCAACCGAGCCCTGCGCGTCTGGGGCGCTCGCACCATGAGCAGTGACACCGCCTACCGCTACGTCAGTGTTCGTCGCCTGATGATCTTCCTCGAGAACTCCCTCGATCAGGGCCTGCAGTGGGTGGTGTTCGAACCGAACGCGGAAGACACCTGGGCGCGGGTGCGACGAACCATCACCAACTTCCTGACGGTGGTGTGGCGCAACGGCGCCCTCGAGGGAGCCACCGTGGAGGAGGCGTTCTTCGTTCGCTGCGATCGCAGCACGATGACCCAGACCGACATCGACAACGGGCGCCTGATCGCTGAGGTGGGTGTGGCCCCGGTGCGGCCTGCCGAGTTCGTGATCATCCGCATCGGCCAGTGGACGGCTAACGCCGACAGCTAACCCCTTTCCTCACCAGGAGCATATCTCCATGGCCACCAATGATCGCAACGATCCATTCCGCGGCTTCAACTTCGTCGTCGAGATGGACAACACGCCGATCGCAGGCTTCTCGGAAGTGGGCGGTCTCTCCGCCCACGGCGACCCTACCGAATACCGCGAGGGCAATGATCCGGAGAACCACGTGCGCAAGCTCGTGGGCCTGCGCAAGTACGACAACCTCAGCTTCAAGCGCGGGTACGTGCAGGACGACACGCTCTGGCGCTGGTTCACCAACATCGCCAACGGCGTGGACGATCGGCGCAACGGCAGCATCACGCTGATGAACGAGGCCCACGAGCCGGTGATCCGCTGGAACTTCGAGAACGCGTGGATCAACAAGATCGACGGCCCGGGACTCAACGCCACGGGCAACGAAGTGGCCATCGAGAGCATGGAGCTGTGCCACGAGAAGCTCACCATGGAACTCGAGCCGTAGCATGAACGCTTACGCGCGGCCGGGAGTCTTCTACGAACGGGTCGACGCCTCGGCGCCGGGCATCTCCGCCCTGCGCACGGACGTCGCAGCCTTCGTCGGTGTCGCCGAACGCGGGCCGGTGAACGAGCCCGTGCCGGTGCAGTCCTTTCGGCAGTTCCAAGCGCACTTCGGCAGCTTCATCGGCGCAGGCTATCTCGCCTACGCCGTGCATGCCTTCTTCGAGGGCGGCGGCGAGCGCTGCTGGGTGGTGCGCGTGACGGCGGCCACGGGAGACCAGCGAGCCCGTGCGGCCAGCCTGTGGCTGAGCGATACCGTCGGTGCGCTCACCTGGCGCCTGGTAGCGTCCAGCCCGGGCGTGTGGGGCGATGCCCTGCGCGTGCAGTTGATCCCGCAGGTGCTCGCGCAAGGCGCGGTCTCGCCCGGCCACGGCCGCGATGACCGTGCACAGGTGTCAGCCATCGCGGGCTTCGAGCGCGCCGCACTCGTGCGCCTGCGCCAGGACGACGGCGCGGGCGGTGTGCGCGAGGCCCTGCGCGTCATCAGCCACATCGATGCGGCGACCTCACAACTCTACTGGGTGCATCCGGATCCGACCCAGGCCCTGCCCTACGACCGTCCCCTCGAGGGCTTCGACGCAGATCTCCCGTGGACCATCCAACGCCTCGCCTGGCGCCTGGACGTGTACGAGGCGGGGCGACTGATCCAGCAGACCAACGCCCTGGAGCAGATCCCGCAGGCGCCGCGCTACGCGCCCGACGTGCTGCGCAAACCCACCTACCCCACGCGGCTTGCCGACGCCCAGCCGCTCCCGGCACCCGCGCCAGCCGTGGTGATCGAGGCCGATGCCCCCACGGCGATACCCAACCTGCTGGACGCGCCGGCCGGCCTGCAACGCCTTCAGGGCGGTGCCGACGGGCTGGCAGCGCTGACCCCGACCGACTACATCGGTGCAACGTCGGCGACTGATCTCGGCGCGCCCACGCAGCCATCGGGTCAACGAGGTCTCAGCACCTTGAACCATATCGACGAGGTGGCCGTCATCGCCGCCCCCGACGTGGTGATCCAGCCGCAACCGGCGCCTGAGTACACCCCGGTGGTGCGTCCCGACCCGGACCCGTGCCGACCCTGCCCGCCGCCGCCGCCAGCCTTGGCGCCGCCGAACCAGCCCGCCCTACCCTTCGAGCAGCCGCCGGAATTCACCGCCGCGCAGATCGCCCAGGTGCAGGCGGCCATGGTCGAACACTGCGAGCAGCGCGGCGACCGCTTCGCCCTGCTCGATCCGCCGGCGAGCGCCGCCCGCGACGATGCCAACGGCACCGCCGCCATCCGCGCCTGGCGCAGCCGCTTCGACACCAGCTACGCCGCCCTCTACTACCCCTGGGTGCGCGTGATCGAGCCGGCCGGCGATGCCGATAGCCTGCGTGCCATCCCGCCGAGCGGGCACGTGGCGGGGTGTATCGCACGCCACGACCTGGCGCGCGGCGTTCACCGCGCCCCGGCCAATAGCCCGTTGCCCTGGCTGCAGGGGCTCACGGCCACGGTGGATGACCGCTTGCACGAATTGCTCAACGCCGCCGCCATCAACGTGCTGCGCCAAGGCAGCGCGCGGGGCCTGCGCATCCTCGGTGCCCGCACCCTCAGCAGCGATCCCCTCTGGCGCTTCATCAACGTGCGTCGGCTCCTGCTGTTCCTGCGCAAGGCCATCGACATGAGTACCCAGTGGGCCGTGTTCGAGCCCAACCACTTCGCCACGCGGCAGAAGCTGATCCAGAGCCTATCGAGCTTACTCACCGGCTTGTGGCAAGGAGGCGCGCTCGCAGGCGCGAGTCCCCAAGAGGCCTACTTCATCAAGTGCGATGAGGAGAACAACCCCCCGGACGCGCGGGCGAATGGCCGCCTCCACGCACTGGTGGGCGTGGCCCCGAGCCAACCCATGGAGTTCATCGTGCTGCGCGTGGGGCGTCAGGACAACGCCCTGTACGTGAATGAATCCACCCTGTCCTTGACCACTGGAGCCTGACCCATGCAGCGCGACGATCCCGTGCTGGGATTCAACTTCACCGTGAGCCTCGTCGACTCGGCGTCTTCCCTCGCCAAGTCCTTTACCACCGTGACCCTGCGCAACGTGCTGGACGAACCGGTGGGCGGGTTCAA
It contains:
- a CDS encoding phage tail protein yields the protein MATNDRNDPFRGFNFVVEMDNTPIAGFSEVGGLSAHGDPTEYREGNDPENHVRKLVGLRKYDNLSFKRGYVQDDTLWRWFTNIANGVDDRRNGSITLMNEAHEPVIRWNFENAWINKIDGPGLNATGNEVAIESMELCHEKLTMELEP
- a CDS encoding phage tail sheath subtilisin-like domain-containing protein, whose translation is MPEYRAPGVYVEEVNTGTRPIEGVSTSTTGLVGCTEFGPEDTPVLITGVGDFRRVFGDPLDFDGFTSPDGNVHAYLPHAVEGYFTNGGRRAYLTRVLPDGASHADRMLFDRAQAGDAASVLLRDVPQGSGTAVDPPALYALDPGGVADGDWLRVGDGSRAEYRQVAVGGVSAGEAHLTLSTPLHNSHAPGVSIEELTRTPDAVTFPNTGGVMSLAAAAQRGATEIVVDAGGDAAALTGLATVSVVLELGAAAATAQYARATAAATAGGTLVRLTLSGPLAFGHDDATPVTALDPTTLGAASDTLALAANAGELIVATDPAGFIVGTLVVIDSAGAGPEVRRLGQLSTIDLDVPAYASYPFGTLASAVTVADDERTVTAVAPQSIDLDDVASLDVGQEIAFGGDPTNTAIIAAVDETLSRITLQADPPLGVAVGDAASPSAKRLTGAIASGGIVLSLDNRLGLAAGDVLRVGADPEAEYVTVAEIVDPRSAAPDAGAVVLTAPVREAHAAGAEVRRQHAPTPVAGRQDLVLALATAEAGTELLTSDGSNPATPYLQDEFISITLASGDVHYHRLAADAADASPREILLTEALALSHEAGQPVAERRPLLQVRALDRGSAGNRLLIAINDEPEGLASRARLTSIAAPLELHLNTLTGVEAGTLLELLDAQTGAPVGDPLKVRRIDRAANNLVELDGPGLSAAQVAAHNTALLGGQQLGVRSREFALTVFLLDRPHPAIPSRNAQVRDSETFRHLSMDHRHRHYVHRILGTTWTPPNETDDDGVALRLWDRRSEGESRYIRVRDTAADAAEAEAVRLGPEALTDTLPSGLERPARHPADGGADSPATMGDAMYVGVDDDEPQLRTGLYSLRSVRDISIVAIPGQSSVTVQQALIDHCERDAYRFAVLDAHGPNDDNLVAVQEQRQQFDTSYGAVYHPWLTIAEPLPQNLANIRQVPIPPSGHVSGIYARTDNDRGVHKAPANVVVRGITGLQRTINRGEQEIINPRGINVTADFRDANRALRVWGARTMSSDTAYRYVSVRRLMIFLENSLDQGLQWVVFEPNAEDTWARVRRTITNFLTVVWRNGALEGATVEEAFFVRCDRSTMTQTDIDNGRLIAEVGVAPVRPAEFVIIRIGQWTANADS
- a CDS encoding phage tail sheath C-terminal domain-containing protein, with product MNAYARPGVFYERVDASAPGISALRTDVAAFVGVAERGPVNEPVPVQSFRQFQAHFGSFIGAGYLAYAVHAFFEGGGERCWVVRVTAATGDQRARAASLWLSDTVGALTWRLVASSPGVWGDALRVQLIPQVLAQGAVSPGHGRDDRAQVSAIAGFERAALVRLRQDDGAGGVREALRVISHIDAATSQLYWVHPDPTQALPYDRPLEGFDADLPWTIQRLAWRLDVYEAGRLIQQTNALEQIPQAPRYAPDVLRKPTYPTRLADAQPLPAPAPAVVIEADAPTAIPNLLDAPAGLQRLQGGADGLAALTPTDYIGATSATDLGAPTQPSGQRGLSTLNHIDEVAVIAAPDVVIQPQPAPEYTPVVRPDPDPCRPCPPPPPALAPPNQPALPFEQPPEFTAAQIAQVQAAMVEHCEQRGDRFALLDPPASAARDDANGTAAIRAWRSRFDTSYAALYYPWVRVIEPAGDADSLRAIPPSGHVAGCIARHDLARGVHRAPANSPLPWLQGLTATVDDRLHELLNAAAINVLRQGSARGLRILGARTLSSDPLWRFINVRRLLLFLRKAIDMSTQWAVFEPNHFATRQKLIQSLSSLLTGLWQGGALAGASPQEAYFIKCDEENNPPDARANGRLHALVGVAPSQPMEFIVLRVGRQDNALYVNESTLSLTTGA